In the Nerophis ophidion isolate RoL-2023_Sa linkage group LG19, RoL_Noph_v1.0, whole genome shotgun sequence genome, accagcgccccccgctaccccaaagggaataagcggtagaaaatggatggatggatggatgtaattggATTTGCTTATGTTCTGTAACTGGATCTCTTtagtggtccatccatccattttctacttcttgtcccttttgggttggcggggggtcgctggagcctatatcagctgcattcgggcagaaagcggggtacacccaggacaagtcgccactctgtagtgttatttttttttattattttgagaattttcattttcttttcctttttcctttcttttatttgtaactggatctgtgtattattatttttactttgaaCTTCTGAAAAGGACCCCAGGAAGACCAGCCTGGCATTTGTGTGTcggctaatggggatcctcaataaacaataaacattcCTTATACAAGCTCAGAAATGATGACATCAAACCTACTTCAATGCCAACTTGCCCCGCCCCAAAAGTGATTTCTAcattttttctggaaaaatacaCCCCAGAAGTCAAAGAAATGTCAGCAAATCAAGTGTTTTGCTTGGTTTtattagtttgtttgtgttttattgcCACAGCAGAAAAGTGTAAGTGATGACACAAGCTTAAAATGTGATGATAACCACAGAGCCAGGAAGTCAACTCGCAAGCCTCCACTTTTAGCGCCGTGACGAGTCAATCGCATGAATGGTTTTGTGTTGGTTTTTATGCTGACGCAGCATCTGGCGGGGAATTGAACCCGCATCCTCTGCCGTGAAAGGCAGAAGAAGCGCAAACCACTACACCACCAGGGTTCATCATAGGAAAGTATATTATGGGaggagcggtagaaaatggacggatggtactttttcgtcacttattgtttgtcttcggtacactaatgtgtgtattataggccattggttctttgttttatttttgcaaaaatatatatctatttctatattgctttttttatctttggtatgaacattatgTAAACTtcaagttattgtttttttttgttttttttgttgttgttgctatttttgtattacaaaattatattattgatcatgttataataaaaaaatgaattaattaatgaattaattaattaattaatacattgtaatcttttttttttgtgattgtgtgatgttttttgcctgaaCCCTAgaaagaatagtctccactgcggtgtagactaatggggatccttaataaactaaactaaactaaacagtGGGActattttattgtcatttaaaaatACTAATTTGTGTCACAATATATACAAATTTTCTGAATACCAAATCAAGTTTGATCTGAATTTTGTTGAGAGAAATCATCATCACCTTAGAGAACTATCTGGATAGCACGGACGACAAAATGCttaagtgtgatgataaccatagaaacaaacaaatgcaaaataggatttttttaatACATCAAAATTCACAATAAGGTATGTGAAAGAGGCAGTAACCAACCTTTCCTATCCATCTAATCCTAAAGTCCTACACTTTTTTAAGTTTTCTGGAAAAATgcatttccaaaaacattttaaacagttCTGACCTGCATCATATCAATAAAGAAAAATGAttccaaatattaaaaaaatgtgtgtatttagGTGTTTAGCTTTATTTTTAAGGGTACTATTGatggcagaaaaaaaaagtgtgataaTAACCATGGAACAAAACAGTAACACCAAACTACCCTTTCCCCCCTTTTTTTGTCCCTCCCAGTCATCTCATCCTAACATTTTACAACATACATTTTTTAGGGAAAAAGTACATTTCTAAAAACGTTTAAACACTTCTAGGCTGCATCgcctttaaaaatgtattaaaatgtaaacatatatgtgtgtattttggtgTTAAGCTTCTATGTTTTTAAGGGTACCGCTGGTGGCAAAACAACTAAAAAGTGATGATAACCACAGAACATAAAATGCAACTCAAGACAGTATGCTCATAATTTGTATGTTAACTTAAATTTGGCTAATTTCTTAATCAATGCATATAAAACACCCTCTTCCCTCTCCATTATGTGTCCATATCTGGCACTTAAATGACCTTTAATGGGGACATGTTGACTCTGGAACAGATTCATTTACTtgtattattgtctattgtatggcaaaaaatatttgagCTAGTAACATCGTGGAAGGAGTGttctttttatatttgttttaatttactATTCATGTATCTTGTATCATTGTCGTTTTGTACTTGCACTAAATGTGCCAAGTCTGAGAAACATAATTTTGTTCAATATTTGCCACGTATGGAGAATGACAATGATAATTAACCCTGAACTTTCTGTTGTGAAGGGACGTCAGCCGCTCGCTTGCTATTCTTTAAATCACCGCTTATGTTTacagcttcacctttattgttagtttacgAGCCAAAATACGTCAATTCTCCCTCTTGTTGACTCACATCCGCCTCAGCTTTTATTACCAGTAATTATTATgtccttggaaaaaaaaaaacattggtattTGTTAGTACAGTTTTCAATTCATTAGTACCACAGTAATTTATTAGTACTGATAtaccagggctattcaactgcataatgaagagggctgcagtttcaagagcccaagggctcGGGGTTCGGAcatcaaaatgtggatgtttcattAAAAAATGGCTCCACAGGTTATATTTctttgagactgtgtttacttaattgcaaagtaaacacatcagcttTCACATTGCAttgtcaataaattcattattctgccaTCGCTACTAGCatgtgcagctagttaacagaatgaagaaaaagaagctccagtgtaacgatctgtcacttactttctgatagtttttcgtgttttgtactttgtttcctgttcagtgctcttattttgtcatacttcctgtttactccgctgagcactgtttttgtcacactcgccgttgattggcagcggtcctcagctgcggtcaatcaacaggtctatttatgtttcactcgagcactcctcagtgctcgaagttaaaaccatgttgggaacatctccatgcaagactgctttctgtttatatcttttactttgatgaaattaaaatcatcttaccggctttctgctctcctggatttttgcatacttgaggtcacacaactgcagccatgcgacatcccaacagtaacttcgagccagaaaattgtgacctcgcgagaatccctgtcggcaatcttcagccgacgttctggaccgcacaattcctggaggacttgaaggccaggtttgtgcggtcccagcctacagacgcggaccctctccccgcggcaacgccaccggcttcggctctccgaccggcgcgtccgccacttcctgcatgcctcgcggctcccgcggcaacgctaccggctacggctctccgaccggcgcgtcctccgccgccatccttcctctcggcaacgctgccggctacggctcaccgaccggcgcgcccgcctcctccttcacgtctcgcggctcctgcggctccgtcgccgactgcggctctccgaccggcacgtccgccgccgccatccttcccgtcgtctgctgagctgcttctccctgctcctacgcagcttccagcggctgctccccggctgctctttttgccagctcccgctctcttttttggttcgccgagagctccagtggagcccacagtgaggtcgcttttgtcctcctgctgggacttggcacgggacgtgtcttcgtccctcctcctggtcccctcccgcccgtccctggttttcgcaccgggggactccgacgagcaggcacgttttcccgcatgtgtgaacggtgtctggcagccacctagtggaggggggcccactatacactgcggtgcagccaggcacacaccgctgtcacccccgccagcgtctccttccacggagacatctacgtccctagcgggctttcgcacagctccaacgccggctccacgcctagccccaacgccggctccacgccgagccccaacgccggctccacgccgagccccaacgccggctccacgcctagccccaacgccggctccacgcctagccccaacgccggctccacgcctagccccaacgccggctccacgccgagccccaacgccggctccacgccgagccccaacgccggctccacgccgagccccaacgccggctccacgccgagccccaacgccggctccacgccgagccccaacgccggctccacgccgagccccaacgccggctccacgccgagccccaacgccggcactacgcacggttccaacgccgccaagagcagcaccacgccgggcttcgtcaccgccggcatccgctattcctcggccagcatttgctgctcctcgcccggcgtcatctgccgctttcacgccgccgatgacatctgcaacaatcacgcctccgatgacgcctgccgcttcaacaccgccgatgacgtctgttgcttccacgccgttgatgacgtctgccgctttcacgccgccgatgacgtctgccgctttcacgccgccgatgacgtctgccgctttcacgccgccgatgacgtctgccgctttcacgccgccgatgacgtctgccgctttcacgccgccgatgacgtctgccgctttcacgccgccgatgacgtctgccgctttcacgccgccgatgacgtctgccgctttcacgccgccgatgacgtctgccgctttcacgccgccgatgacgtctgccgctttcacgccgccgatgacgtctgccgcttccacgccggcaccaacatcggctcctcagccgcctcctgcagaggtatctgttttggctgcagcccccgccgctttgtctgctgtctccgggcctgcttcagcgcgcccgcctccacgtcagccgcggatgtggccgtgccctgggcgtcctcctcgcgggatgcactcgtctctttttcggccaatgatgtggctgttccgtggccgcccgccccgccagttccagcggcgctctacgcgccgtcgccacctgactttccctcgctggctgcggggacacaaggtttggcgaccttccaccaaatcctccttccatcctcccttactttgtggacattttttttccatttttcttttccagggaacatctggtatctgttccttgagggggaggtcctgtaacgatctgtcacttactttctgatagtttttcgtgttttgtactttgtttcctgttcagtgctcttattttgtcatacttcctgtttactccgctgagcactgtttttgtcacactcgccgttgattggcagcggtcctcagctgcggtcaatcaacaggtctatttatgtttcactcgagcactcctcagtgctcgaagttaaaaccatgttgggaacatctccatgcaagactgctttctgtttatatcttttactttgatgaaattaaaatcatcttaccggctttctgctctcctggatttttgcatacttgaggtcacacaactgcagccatgcgacatcccaacatccAGTTTTGTTTGGGGGATTGATGTTCATTTGTTTGAATTATTTTTCTTCCTTagttttgttctttcatttaggtttgtaagactgaaaatacaaacataaaacaaaaataactaaattataaagtccattgtgtattttacataaataaaataggtttAGTGTTAATATACTCTCACAATAAACTACAAATGCTTGCACGTATAAAAATTATACAAGATTCACACAACAAACATTGTATGTGACTACTACATGTATTAAACGAGGTTTGATCGTTATTCTCAGACAAAAAACACGACCAcgaatacaaaagacatcacaaagtaagcaatttcaatacaaaacaaactagATATCTATACTGAATAAAATACtaaatat is a window encoding:
- the LOC133537746 gene encoding sterile alpha motif domain-containing protein 1-like; translation: MTSAAFTPPMTSAAFTPPMTSAASTPAPTSAPQPPPAEVSVLAAAPAALSAVSGPASARPPPRQPRMWPCPGRPPRGMHSSLFRPMMWLFRGRPPRQFQRRSTRRRHLTFPRWLRGHKGTSGICSLRGRSCNDLSLTF